The following proteins come from a genomic window of Mycolicibacterium rufum:
- a CDS encoding exported repetitive protein Erp: MPNRRRRRLSTALSTVAALAVAGPVAVVATSQLIGPSEEPQHREFRQAATITDLPGELINALSQGLSQFGINLPPMPTGLLGGTGASSPTTLSPGLGATGLGTPGLGTPSLTDPGLANPALTSPVGATPSLTDPALAAPGLTTPSLTTPGLTTPSLTTPGLTTPSLTTPGLTAPGLTTPSLTTPGLSTPPALTDPVLGAAPISTAGLPAAGEVPISTPVGLDPALGAYPILGDPSLAATQPVASSSGGLLGDLTSAANSLGAGEAIDLLKGVLMPAIMSAVKPPAAAAAAAPAAAADAAGAAAAPVQAGLGAAEAAVGAGA, encoded by the coding sequence GTGCCGAACCGACGTCGCCGCCGGCTCTCGACAGCCCTGAGCACAGTCGCCGCTCTGGCCGTCGCGGGTCCCGTTGCAGTGGTCGCCACCTCCCAGCTGATCGGCCCGTCCGAGGAGCCGCAGCACCGCGAGTTCCGGCAGGCCGCGACCATCACCGATCTTCCGGGCGAGCTGATCAATGCTCTGTCCCAAGGGCTTTCACAGTTCGGGATCAATCTGCCGCCGATGCCCACCGGCCTGCTCGGCGGCACCGGGGCGTCGTCGCCGACGACGCTGTCCCCCGGCCTCGGCGCCACCGGTCTGGGCACGCCCGGCCTGGGCACGCCGTCGCTGACCGATCCCGGCCTGGCCAACCCCGCGCTGACCAGCCCGGTGGGCGCCACCCCGTCGCTGACCGATCCGGCGCTGGCGGCCCCGGGCCTCACCACGCCGAGCCTCACCACGCCCGGTCTGACCACGCCCAGCCTCACCACGCCCGGTCTGACCACGCCGAGCCTCACCACGCCCGGCCTGACCGCGCCCGGTCTGACCACGCCGAGCCTCACCACGCCCGGCCTGAGCACGCCGCCCGCGCTGACCGACCCGGTGCTGGGCGCCGCGCCGATCTCCACCGCCGGGCTGCCGGCCGCCGGTGAGGTGCCGATCTCCACGCCGGTCGGGCTGGATCCCGCCCTGGGCGCCTACCCGATCCTCGGCGACCCGTCGCTCGCCGCCACCCAACCGGTGGCGTCCAGCAGCGGCGGACTGCTCGGCGATTTGACCAGCGCAGCCAACTCGCTCGGCGCCGGCGAGGCGATCGACCTGCTCAAGGGCGTGCTGATGCCCGCGATCATGTCGGCGGTCAAGCCGCCCGCCGCCGCGGCCGCCGCCGCACCCGCCGCTGCGGCCGACGCTGCCGGCGCTGCCGCGGCCCCCGTCCAGGCCGGCCTGGGCGCCGCGGAGGCGGCGGTGGGAGCCGGCGCCTGA
- a CDS encoding N-acetylmuramoyl-L-alanine amidase, with product MLCRRRRSTLIAALAGTVLLMALLVRGITATPSPAPAPAIAAPQVAQRPLAALGGGETIREIHQDTPFSMVALTSGDLTGTTARVRAKKADGSWGPWYDAETLEGVGPTGHGGPRGTEPVFVGRTTTVQIAVTRPPDAPTTGPATPEPAPRPGLGYMPATVEQPFGENVTAVLISPPETPADLVPLPNAATPPGQPPHIINRAEWGADEGMRCGEPRYDTRIQAGVVHHSAGSNDYTPQDSAGIVRSIYEYHTRTLGWCDIAYNALVDKYGQVFEGRAGGILRPVEGSHTGGFNHNTWGVAMLGNFTDVPPTPIQLRTTARLLGWVLGQAGVDPRGTVVLPSEGGSFTKFPFGSSPTLPTIFTHRDVGNTECPGNAAYAVMDQIRDIAARFNDPPGPEQLAEQLRGGAIFAKWDSLGGMNSFLGKPTSPEASGEGATRYVTFEHGAVYWSPASGAEPVTGELYNAWGALGFERGALGLPTSAEIAEPLWIVQNFQHGTLNFDREKGTVTRVVDGVPVDLPRQTDGPTPVQLERFTPPINPA from the coding sequence GTGCTGTGTCGTCGCCGAAGGTCGACGCTGATCGCCGCGCTCGCGGGGACGGTGTTGCTGATGGCGCTGCTCGTGCGGGGCATCACCGCCACTCCGTCGCCGGCGCCGGCGCCCGCGATCGCGGCGCCCCAGGTCGCCCAGCGGCCGCTCGCCGCGCTCGGCGGGGGCGAAACCATCCGGGAGATCCACCAGGACACCCCGTTCTCGATGGTCGCGCTGACCTCCGGTGATCTGACGGGGACCACGGCACGGGTGCGGGCGAAGAAGGCCGACGGCTCCTGGGGGCCCTGGTACGACGCCGAGACACTCGAGGGCGTCGGCCCCACCGGTCACGGCGGCCCGCGCGGTACCGAACCGGTGTTCGTCGGACGCACCACCACCGTGCAGATCGCGGTCACCCGGCCGCCGGACGCCCCGACGACCGGGCCCGCCACCCCGGAACCCGCACCGCGCCCCGGGTTGGGGTACATGCCCGCCACCGTCGAGCAGCCGTTCGGCGAGAACGTCACCGCCGTGCTGATCAGCCCGCCCGAGACGCCGGCCGACCTCGTCCCCCTGCCCAACGCGGCCACCCCGCCCGGCCAGCCACCGCACATCATCAACCGCGCCGAATGGGGCGCCGATGAGGGAATGCGCTGCGGAGAACCGCGCTACGACACCAGGATCCAGGCCGGCGTCGTGCACCACTCCGCGGGCAGCAACGACTACACCCCGCAGGACTCCGCCGGCATCGTCCGGTCGATCTACGAGTACCACACCCGCACGCTGGGCTGGTGCGACATCGCCTACAACGCGCTGGTCGACAAGTACGGCCAGGTGTTCGAGGGCCGCGCCGGCGGCATCCTCCGGCCGGTGGAGGGCTCGCACACCGGTGGGTTCAACCACAACACGTGGGGTGTGGCGATGCTCGGCAACTTCACCGACGTCCCGCCCACGCCGATCCAATTGCGCACCACCGCACGGCTTCTCGGCTGGGTGCTGGGCCAGGCCGGGGTCGACCCCCGCGGCACCGTGGTGCTGCCGTCCGAAGGCGGCTCGTTCACGAAGTTCCCGTTCGGGTCGTCACCGACGCTGCCGACGATCTTCACCCACCGCGACGTCGGCAACACCGAGTGCCCCGGCAACGCCGCCTACGCGGTGATGGACCAGATCCGCGACATCGCCGCACGATTCAACGATCCACCGGGTCCCGAGCAACTCGCCGAACAACTGCGCGGCGGCGCGATCTTCGCCAAGTGGGACTCGCTGGGCGGGATGAACAGCTTCCTCGGCAAGCCCACCTCGCCCGAAGCGTCGGGCGAGGGCGCCACGCGGTACGTCACCTTCGAACACGGCGCGGTGTACTGGTCTCCGGCCAGCGGCGCCGAACCCGTCACCGGTGAGCTGTACAACGCGTGGGGCGCCCTGGGATTCGAGCGCGGAGCGCTGGGCCTGCCGACCAGCGCCGAGATCGCCGAACCGCTGTGGATCGTGCAGAACTTCCAGCACGGCACGCTGAACTTCGACCGCGAGAAGGGCACGGTCACCCGGGTGGTCGACGGTGTCCCGGTGGATCTGCCCCGCCAGACCGACGGTCCGACCCCGGTTCAGCTCGAACGGTTCACCCCGCCGATCAACCCCGCCTGA
- the glf gene encoding UDP-galactopyranose mutase, with amino-acid sequence MFSSDSGPATDSFDLIVVGSGFFGLTIAERAATQLNKRVLVLERRSHLGGNAYSEAEPQTGIEVHRYGAHLFHTSNQRVWDYVRQFTEFTGYQHRVFALHNGQAYQFPMGLGLVSQFFGRYFTPDEARALIADQSAEIDTADAQNLEEKAISLIGRPLYEAFVKDYTAKQWQTDPKELPASTISRLPVRYTFDNRYFNDTYEGLPVDGYTAWLQNMAADDRIEVRLDTDWFDVRDQLRAANPDAPVVYTGPLDRYFDYAEGRLGWRTLDFELEVLPTGDFQGTPVMNYNDADVPFTRIHEFRHFHPERSYPDDKTVIMREYSRFAEDDDEPYYPINTESDRALLASYRSRAKAETAAAKVLFGGRLGTYQYLDMHMAIASALNMFDNTLAPHLRDGAPLVDPDTESN; translated from the coding sequence ATGTTCTCCTCTGATTCCGGCCCGGCCACCGACTCTTTCGACCTCATCGTCGTCGGCTCCGGGTTCTTCGGTCTGACGATCGCCGAACGGGCGGCCACCCAGCTGAACAAGCGGGTGTTGGTCCTCGAGCGGCGCTCACACCTGGGCGGCAACGCCTACTCCGAAGCCGAACCGCAGACCGGCATCGAGGTGCACCGCTACGGCGCCCACCTGTTCCACACCAGCAACCAGCGGGTGTGGGACTACGTGCGGCAGTTCACCGAGTTCACCGGCTACCAGCACCGCGTCTTCGCGCTGCACAACGGGCAGGCCTACCAGTTTCCGATGGGGCTGGGTCTGGTCAGCCAGTTCTTCGGGCGGTACTTCACCCCGGACGAAGCGCGGGCACTGATCGCCGATCAATCGGCCGAGATCGACACCGCCGACGCGCAGAACCTCGAGGAGAAGGCCATCTCGCTGATCGGCCGCCCCCTCTACGAGGCGTTCGTCAAGGACTACACGGCCAAGCAGTGGCAGACCGACCCCAAGGAACTGCCCGCCTCGACGATCAGCCGGTTGCCCGTCCGCTACACCTTCGACAACCGCTACTTCAACGACACCTACGAGGGCCTGCCCGTCGACGGCTACACCGCGTGGCTGCAGAACATGGCCGCCGACGACCGCATCGAGGTCCGCCTGGACACCGACTGGTTCGACGTCCGCGACCAGCTGCGGGCCGCCAACCCGGACGCCCCGGTCGTGTATACCGGCCCGCTGGACCGCTACTTCGACTACGCGGAGGGCCGGTTGGGCTGGCGCACGCTCGACTTCGAGCTCGAGGTCCTGCCGACCGGGGACTTCCAGGGCACCCCGGTGATGAACTACAACGACGCCGATGTGCCGTTCACCCGTATCCACGAGTTCCGGCACTTCCACCCCGAACGGTCCTACCCGGACGACAAGACCGTGATCATGCGCGAGTACTCGCGCTTCGCCGAGGACGACGACGAGCCGTACTACCCGATCAACACCGAGTCCGACCGCGCGCTGCTGGCCTCCTACCGGTCGCGGGCCAAGGCGGAGACGGCCGCGGCGAAGGTGCTGTTCGGCGGCCGGCTGGGCACCTACCAGTACCTCGACATGCACATGGCGATCGCCAGCGCGCTGAACATGTTCGACAACACGCTGGCGCCGCACCTGCGCGACGGTGCGCCGCTGGTCGACCCCGACACAGAAAGCAACTGA
- the zomB gene encoding flagellar motor control protein ZomB — translation MPQSSSADRLSRPLTEAAATRLNRWPAFPYHAWVRISLWVSVVSVAALFGWGAWQRRWIADDGLIVLRTVRNLLAGNGPVFNAGERVEANTSTVWSYLVTLGGFVAGSARLEYVALVLALVLSVLGVVLVMFGTARLYAPGLTGRSAIFLPAGALVYIAIPPARDFATSGLENGLVLAYLGLLWWMMVCWSQGLRRPDGERTSREFDATLAVVAGMSVLVRPELALIGGLALVMMLIAATSWRRRLALVVAGGLIPVAYQIFRMGYYGLLVPGTALAKDASGAKWDQGFVYLANFNRPYLLWAPAVLLIGLGLMVLLLRGRPSWGDARARKDSGWVRRLVQSPKAVVAFMLISGLLQAVYWIRQGGDFMHGRVLLTPLFCLLAPVAVIPLMLPDRSRMARGAGYLYAGATAVLWLAVAGWALWAANSPGMGADATRVTYSGIVDERRFYSQATGHAHPLTAADYLDYPRMRAVLTAIENTPDGALLLPSGDYDRWDVVPALPPPPDVRAAAVGGYVGPHTVFFTNLGMLGMNVGLDVRVIDQIGLANPLAAHTARLTDGRIGHDKNLFPDWAVAEGPFLKERPWIPPYLDEDWIRQAEAALKCPETEKVLDAIREPMGIRRFLSNVVHAAEYTRYRIDRVPLYELERCGLPVPAPIDPPYTGLPPTGP, via the coding sequence GTGCCGCAATCTTCCTCAGCTGACCGGCTGAGCCGCCCGCTCACGGAGGCGGCGGCCACCCGGCTCAACCGGTGGCCCGCCTTCCCGTATCACGCCTGGGTACGGATCAGCCTGTGGGTGAGTGTGGTGTCGGTGGCCGCGCTGTTCGGCTGGGGTGCGTGGCAGCGGCGCTGGATCGCCGACGACGGTCTGATCGTGCTCCGCACGGTGCGGAACCTGTTGGCCGGCAACGGTCCCGTGTTCAACGCCGGCGAGCGGGTGGAGGCGAACACCTCGACGGTGTGGTCCTATCTGGTCACTCTCGGCGGATTCGTGGCCGGCTCGGCCCGGCTCGAGTACGTCGCCCTGGTGCTGGCCCTCGTGCTCAGCGTGCTCGGTGTGGTGCTGGTGATGTTCGGCACCGCCCGGCTGTACGCGCCCGGCCTCACCGGGCGCAGCGCGATCTTCCTGCCCGCGGGCGCACTGGTCTACATCGCGATCCCGCCGGCGCGCGACTTCGCCACCTCCGGGCTCGAAAACGGTTTGGTGCTGGCCTATTTGGGCCTGCTGTGGTGGATGATGGTGTGCTGGTCGCAGGGTCTGCGCCGACCCGACGGAGAACGCACGTCGCGCGAATTCGACGCCACGCTGGCGGTGGTCGCCGGCATGTCGGTGCTGGTGCGTCCCGAGCTCGCGCTGATCGGCGGGCTGGCGCTGGTGATGATGCTCATCGCGGCGACCTCGTGGCGCCGGCGGCTGGCCCTCGTCGTCGCGGGCGGGCTGATCCCGGTGGCGTACCAGATCTTCCGAATGGGCTACTACGGCCTGCTGGTGCCCGGCACCGCGCTCGCCAAGGACGCCTCGGGCGCCAAGTGGGATCAGGGCTTCGTCTACCTCGCCAACTTCAACCGGCCCTACCTGCTGTGGGCGCCTGCGGTCCTGCTGATCGGGCTGGGCCTGATGGTGCTGCTGCTGCGCGGGCGGCCGTCCTGGGGAGATGCCCGCGCGCGCAAGGACTCCGGCTGGGTGCGTCGCCTCGTCCAGAGCCCGAAGGCGGTGGTGGCCTTCATGCTGATCTCGGGGTTGCTGCAGGCGGTGTACTGGATCCGTCAGGGTGGGGACTTCATGCACGGCAGGGTGCTGCTGACCCCGCTGTTCTGTCTGCTGGCACCGGTCGCGGTGATCCCGCTGATGCTGCCCGACCGGTCCCGGATGGCGCGTGGCGCCGGGTACCTCTACGCCGGCGCCACCGCGGTGCTGTGGCTGGCCGTCGCGGGATGGGCGCTGTGGGCGGCCAATTCGCCCGGGATGGGCGCCGACGCCACCCGCGTCACCTACAGCGGCATCGTCGACGAGCGCCGGTTCTACTCGCAGGCGACCGGTCACGCGCACCCGTTGACCGCGGCCGACTACCTCGACTACCCGCGGATGCGTGCGGTGCTGACCGCGATCGAGAACACCCCCGACGGGGCGTTGCTGCTGCCGTCGGGCGACTACGACCGCTGGGACGTCGTGCCGGCGCTCCCGCCGCCGCCGGACGTGCGCGCCGCGGCCGTCGGCGGATACGTCGGCCCGCACACCGTGTTCTTCACCAATCTGGGCATGCTGGGCATGAACGTCGGTCTGGACGTGCGGGTCATCGACCAGATCGGATTGGCGAATCCGCTGGCCGCGCACACCGCGCGGCTCACCGACGGCCGGATCGGCCACGATAAGAACCTGTTTCCCGACTGGGCGGTGGCCGAGGGCCCGTTCCTCAAGGAACGCCCGTGGATTCCGCCCTATCTGGACGAGGACTGGATCCGGCAGGCCGAGGCCGCGCTGAAGTGCCCGGAGACCGAGAAGGTGCTCGACGCGATTCGCGAGCCGATGGGCATCCGGCGATTCCTGTCCAATGTCGTGCACGCAGCGGAGTACACCCGCTATCGCATCGACCGGGTGCCGCTCTACGAGCTCGAGCGGTGCGGTCTTCCGGTCCCCGCACCGATCGATCCGCCCTACACCGGGCTGCCGCCGACCGGGCCGTGA
- a CDS encoding glycosyltransferase, translating to MSDIPSGALEAGQSQAVSPLARVILPRPGEPLDVRQLYICENETNARRAHAPTRTTLEIGAESEVSFATYFNAFPASYWRRWSILESVVLRVELTGSARVDVYRSKATGARITVGGAPVVSTGDQPATVEFEIDLTPFEDGGWIWFDITTDAASTLHHAGWYAPIPAPGRANVAIGIPTFNRPSDCVNALAALTSDPLVDEVISAVIVSDQGTKKAKDHPGFDAAAAALGSRLSIHDQPNLGGSGGYSRVMYEALKNTDCEQILFMDDDIRIEPDSILRALAMNRFAKVPTLVGGQMLNLQEPSHLHVMGEMVDSENFMWTGAVNTEYDHNFAKYPLNDEDEYRSRLLHRRIDVDYNGWWMCMIPRQVAEELGQPLPLFIKWDDADYGLRAGEHGYPTVTLPGAAIWHMAWSDKDDAIDWQAYFHLRNRLIVAALHWDGNVRGLLRSHLKATLKHLLCLEYSTVAIQNKAMDDFLAGPENLFSILESALPDVRAMRATYPDAVVLPSATALPTPSDKRWRKKVEIPTNPLSISLRLSRGVVHQLKAHDPEHHRRPQVNVATQDARWFSLCNVDGVTVTTADGRGVVYRQRDREQMFALLRESLKRQALLARKFNRMRKVYRAALPMLTSTQKWESVLLDGSHA from the coding sequence ATGAGTGACATCCCGTCCGGCGCGCTCGAGGCCGGGCAGTCACAGGCCGTGAGCCCTCTGGCCCGCGTCATCCTGCCGCGTCCGGGCGAGCCGCTCGACGTCCGCCAGCTCTACATCTGCGAGAACGAGACCAACGCCCGGCGCGCCCACGCCCCCACCCGCACCACGCTGGAGATCGGCGCGGAGTCGGAGGTGTCGTTCGCGACCTACTTCAACGCGTTCCCGGCGAGCTACTGGCGACGCTGGTCGATCCTGGAATCCGTGGTGCTGCGGGTCGAGCTGACCGGCAGCGCCCGCGTCGACGTCTACCGCTCGAAGGCCACCGGCGCGCGGATCACCGTCGGCGGCGCCCCCGTCGTCAGCACCGGAGACCAGCCGGCCACCGTCGAGTTCGAGATCGACCTGACGCCGTTCGAGGACGGCGGGTGGATCTGGTTCGACATCACCACCGACGCCGCGTCCACGCTGCACCACGCGGGCTGGTACGCGCCGATCCCCGCGCCCGGCCGCGCGAACGTCGCCATCGGCATCCCGACCTTCAACCGGCCGTCGGACTGCGTCAACGCGCTGGCCGCGCTGACCTCCGACCCGCTGGTCGACGAGGTGATCAGCGCGGTGATCGTCTCCGATCAGGGCACCAAGAAGGCCAAGGACCATCCGGGTTTCGACGCCGCGGCCGCCGCGCTCGGCAGCCGGCTCTCGATCCACGACCAACCGAACCTCGGCGGCTCTGGCGGCTACAGCCGGGTGATGTACGAGGCGCTGAAGAACACCGACTGCGAACAGATCCTGTTCATGGACGACGACATCCGCATCGAGCCCGACTCGATCCTGCGGGCGCTGGCGATGAACCGGTTCGCGAAGGTGCCCACGCTCGTCGGCGGCCAGATGCTCAACCTGCAGGAGCCCAGCCACCTGCACGTGATGGGCGAGATGGTCGACTCCGAGAACTTCATGTGGACCGGCGCGGTCAACACCGAGTACGACCACAACTTCGCCAAGTACCCGCTCAACGACGAGGACGAGTACCGCAGCCGGCTGCTGCACCGGCGCATCGACGTCGACTACAACGGCTGGTGGATGTGCATGATCCCGCGGCAGGTCGCCGAGGAGCTCGGCCAACCGCTGCCGCTGTTCATCAAGTGGGACGACGCCGACTACGGCCTGCGGGCCGGTGAGCACGGCTACCCCACGGTGACGCTGCCGGGTGCGGCGATCTGGCACATGGCGTGGAGCGACAAAGACGACGCGATCGACTGGCAGGCCTACTTCCACCTGCGCAACCGGCTGATCGTGGCGGCGCTGCACTGGGACGGCAACGTCCGCGGCCTGCTCCGCAGCCACCTCAAGGCGACCCTGAAACACCTTCTCTGCCTTGAGTATTCGACGGTGGCGATCCAGAACAAGGCGATGGACGATTTCCTCGCCGGGCCGGAGAACCTGTTCTCGATCCTGGAGTCGGCACTGCCCGACGTGCGGGCGATGCGGGCGACGTACCCCGACGCCGTCGTGTTGCCCAGCGCGACCGCACTGCCGACGCCGTCGGACAAGCGCTGGCGCAAGAAGGTGGAGATCCCCACCAACCCGCTGTCGATCTCGCTGCGGCTGAGCCGCGGGGTCGTGCACCAGCTCAAGGCGCACGATCCCGAGCACCATCGCCGCCCGCAGGTCAACGTCGCCACCCAGGACGCGCGCTGGTTCTCGCTGTGCAACGTCGACGGCGTCACCGTGACCACCGCCGACGGCCGCGGCGTGGTCTACCGCCAGCGCGACCGCGAGCAGATGTTCGCGCTGCTGCGCGAATCGCTGAAGCGGCAGGCGCTGCTGGCTCGCAAGTTCAACCGGATGCGCAAGGTGTACCGGGCCGCGCTGCCGATGCTGACGAGCACGCAGAAGTGGGAGTCCGTCCTGCTCGACGGTTCCCATGCCTGA
- a CDS encoding decaprenyl-phosphate phosphoribosyltransferase: protein MSASQVGQQAGSSSAGPPKNLPAGIVKALRPRQWVKNVLVFAAPVAALGDDRYVYDYREVLVRVLIAFVVFSLGASAVYLVNDARDVEADRAHPTKRYRPIAAGVVPEWLAYTLAVVLGVASLAISWFVTPNLALVMAVYIAIQLAYCFGLKHQAVIDICIVSSGFLIRAIAGGVAADVPLSQWFLLMMAFGSLFMAAGKRYAELQLAERTGAKIRKSLESYTSSYLRFVWTLSATALVLCYGLWAFERDAMGNTSWFVVSMVPFVIAILRYAVDVDGGLAGEPEEIALKDRVLQLLAVAWIGTIGAAIFLS, encoded by the coding sequence ATGAGCGCATCCCAGGTGGGGCAGCAGGCGGGTTCGTCGTCGGCCGGGCCGCCGAAGAACCTCCCCGCCGGCATCGTCAAGGCGCTGCGCCCGCGGCAGTGGGTGAAGAACGTCCTGGTGTTCGCCGCGCCGGTGGCCGCGCTCGGCGACGATCGCTACGTCTACGACTACCGCGAGGTCCTGGTCCGCGTTCTGATCGCGTTCGTGGTCTTCAGCCTGGGCGCCTCGGCGGTGTACCTCGTCAACGACGCCCGCGACGTCGAAGCCGACCGTGCGCACCCCACCAAGCGGTATCGCCCCATCGCCGCGGGCGTGGTCCCCGAATGGCTGGCCTACACCCTTGCCGTGGTGCTCGGCGTTGCGTCGCTGGCGATCTCGTGGTTCGTCACCCCGAACCTGGCGCTGGTGATGGCGGTCTACATCGCGATCCAGCTGGCCTACTGCTTCGGTCTCAAGCATCAGGCCGTCATCGACATCTGCATCGTGTCCTCGGGATTCCTGATCCGGGCGATCGCCGGTGGCGTCGCCGCGGATGTGCCGCTGTCGCAATGGTTCCTGTTGATGATGGCGTTCGGCTCGCTGTTCATGGCGGCGGGCAAGCGCTATGCCGAACTGCAGCTGGCCGAACGGACCGGTGCCAAGATCCGCAAGTCCCTGGAGAGCTACACGAGTTCGTATCTGCGCTTCGTGTGGACGCTGTCGGCCACTGCGCTGGTGCTCTGCTACGGGCTGTGGGCCTTCGAGCGCGACGCGATGGGCAACACCTCCTGGTTCGTGGTGTCGATGGTGCCGTTCGTGATCGCGATCCTGCGCTACGCCGTCGACGTCGACGGCGGGCTGGCCGGCGAGCCCGAGGAGATCGCGTTGAAGGACCGGGTGCTGCAGCTGCTCGCGGTGGCGTGGATCGGAACCATCGGTGCCGCAATCTTCCTCAGCTGA
- a CDS encoding lysophospholipid acyltransferase family protein — MEPVFRSLEIVATLAVRATGTTITFHGLEHLPTSGGAVIAINHTGYVDWLPAALAAMHRKRRMRFMIKAEMNEVRTVAFLIKHTKTIPVDRRAGAGAYVRAVEALRAGEIVGVYPEATISRSFELKEFKTGAARMALDADVPIVPLIVWGAQRIWTKDQPKALGRKKIPVTVSVGAPIPPRGTVDELSVAMREAMTAELHRAQQDYPQPPGAPWLPRRLGGGAPTPAEARVLDEAELAERARRRGEA; from the coding sequence GTGGAACCGGTCTTCCGCTCGCTCGAGATCGTGGCGACGCTGGCGGTGCGGGCCACCGGAACGACGATCACCTTCCACGGCCTCGAGCACCTGCCCACCTCCGGAGGCGCTGTCATCGCGATCAACCACACCGGCTACGTCGACTGGTTGCCCGCCGCCCTGGCCGCGATGCACCGGAAGCGGCGGATGCGGTTCATGATCAAGGCCGAGATGAACGAGGTGAGGACCGTCGCGTTCCTGATCAAGCACACCAAGACGATCCCGGTCGACCGCAGGGCGGGCGCCGGCGCCTACGTCCGCGCCGTCGAGGCGCTGCGCGCCGGGGAGATCGTGGGTGTCTACCCGGAGGCCACCATCAGCCGTAGCTTCGAGCTCAAGGAGTTCAAGACCGGTGCGGCGCGGATGGCGCTGGATGCCGACGTGCCGATCGTGCCGCTGATCGTCTGGGGCGCCCAGCGGATATGGACCAAGGATCAGCCGAAGGCGTTGGGCCGCAAGAAGATTCCGGTGACTGTCTCGGTCGGGGCGCCGATCCCGCCGCGGGGCACCGTCGACGAGCTGAGCGTGGCGATGCGGGAGGCGATGACCGCCGAGCTGCACCGGGCCCAGCAGGATTACCCACAACCGCCGGGGGCGCCGTGGCTGCCGCGCCGGCTGGGCGGCGGCGCACCCACGCCGGCGGAGGCGCGGGTGCTCGACGAGGCCGAGCTCGCCGAACGGGCGCGCAGACGGGGCGAGGCATGA
- a CDS encoding Cof-type HAD-IIB family hydrolase has product MTPELVATDVDGTLLDDDETVSPRTRAAVRAVVDSGARFVLATGRPPRWVTPIVDQLGFAPMAVCANGAVIYDPAVDRIVSARTLSTEALGELAEIAARVIPGAGLAVERVGASAHDVATPQFVSSPGYEHAWLNPDNTEVSVEDLLSAPAVKLLIRKAGARSADMAAVLAAHVGLAGDITYSTNNGLIEIVPLGVSKATGIEELSRPLEIDASAVVTFGDMPNDVPMLSWAGLGVAMGNAHPDAVAAANEVTATNDEDGVARVLERWWG; this is encoded by the coding sequence ATGACACCGGAGCTCGTCGCGACCGACGTCGACGGAACACTGCTCGACGACGACGAGACCGTCAGCCCGCGCACCCGCGCGGCAGTGCGGGCGGTCGTCGACTCCGGCGCCCGGTTCGTACTCGCCACCGGCCGCCCGCCCCGCTGGGTGACCCCGATCGTGGACCAGCTCGGCTTCGCGCCGATGGCGGTGTGCGCCAACGGCGCGGTGATCTACGACCCGGCGGTCGACCGCATCGTCAGCGCCCGCACGTTGTCCACCGAGGCGCTCGGCGAACTCGCCGAGATCGCCGCGCGGGTGATCCCGGGTGCGGGTCTGGCGGTGGAGCGGGTGGGGGCCAGCGCCCACGACGTCGCGACCCCGCAGTTCGTCAGCTCACCGGGCTACGAGCACGCCTGGCTGAACCCGGACAACACCGAGGTGTCGGTCGAGGACCTGCTCAGTGCGCCCGCGGTCAAACTGCTGATCCGCAAGGCCGGTGCGCGCAGCGCCGACATGGCCGCGGTATTGGCTGCGCATGTCGGCCTGGCGGGCGACATCACCTACTCGACCAACAACGGACTGATCGAGATCGTGCCACTGGGCGTCAGCAAGGCGACGGGCATCGAGGAGCTGAGCCGGCCGCTGGAGATCGACGCCTCGGCGGTGGTGACGTTCGGTGACATGCCCAACGACGTGCCGATGCTGTCGTGGGCGGGGCTGGGCGTGGCGATGGGCAACGCACACCCCGACGCGGTAGCCGCCGCGAACGAGGTGACGGCGACCAACGACGAGGACGGGGTGGCCCGCGTCCTGGAGCGCTGGTGGGGCTAG
- a CDS encoding phosphatase PAP2 family protein — protein sequence MPDTPHGEDAVLVAVQSAVADRPGVLPLARALSHFGEHSLGWLAVAALGALLAPARRRQYLTAGVGAFAAHAAAVIIKRVVRRERPHHPAIAVNVGTPSRLSFPSAHATSTTAAAVLLARPTGLPLPALLVPPMALSRMVLGVHYPSDVLTGVAVGAIVANVVGRMADGVEGATR from the coding sequence ATGCCTGACACACCGCACGGCGAGGACGCCGTGCTGGTGGCCGTGCAGTCGGCCGTGGCCGACCGGCCCGGCGTGCTGCCGCTGGCCCGGGCGCTGTCGCACTTCGGCGAACACAGCCTGGGCTGGCTCGCCGTCGCCGCGCTCGGCGCGCTGCTGGCGCCCGCTCGGCGCCGCCAGTACCTGACCGCCGGCGTGGGCGCCTTCGCGGCCCACGCCGCCGCGGTGATCATCAAACGGGTGGTGCGCCGCGAGCGCCCGCATCATCCGGCCATCGCGGTCAACGTCGGCACCCCGAGCCGGCTGAGCTTCCCCTCGGCGCACGCGACGTCCACCACCGCCGCGGCCGTGCTGCTGGCCCGGCCCACCGGACTGCCGCTGCCCGCGCTGCTGGTACCCCCGATGGCGTTGTCGCGCATGGTGCTCGGCGTGCACTATCCGAGCGACGTGCTCACCGGCGTGGCCGTCGGGGCGATCGTTGCCAACGTGGTCGGCAGGATGGCCGACGGGGTCGAAGGAGCGACACGATGA